The Gammaproteobacteria bacterium DNA window GATTGCTGTCCCTGAAGAACGTGTAGACGAAGTTATTGAAGTCATAACTCGCACAGCAAACACAGGAAAAATTGGTGATGGAAAAATCTTTATTACTAATTTAGAACAAGCAATTCGTATAAGAACCGGAGAAACCGGTCCAGAAGCACTCTAGAGAGGGAAAGAATGATTAATATATACAAAAAAAATGCACTGTTTTGCTTACTATTGCTTCTACTGCCTGCAGTAGGTATTGCAGACGAATTAAATGGTGCTAATACATCTTGGATTCTTACTTCGACAGCCTTAGTGTTGTTTATGACTATCCCAGGACTTTCATTATTTTATGCTGGACTGGTTCGCAGCAAAAACGTGCTATCTGTTCTTATGCAGTGTTTTACCATTACATGCGTAGCTTCAGTAGTCTGGCTAGTATTTGGTTATAGTATGAGTTTCACCGCTCATGGTTCCCTAAACCAATGGATTGGCGGATTTGATAATTTATTCTTATCTCAAGTATCTCGTGAAAGCATGTCAGGTGACATCCCGGAATCTGTGTTTGTGATGTTTCAAATGACATTTGCCATAATCACACCAGCACTTGTCATTGGTGGATTTGCTGAAAGAATGAAATTCTCAGCAATGATTTGGTTTACAGTTTTATGGTTGATCGTAGTCTACTTCCCAGTTTGTCATTGGGTATGGGGTGGAGGCTGGCTAAGTGATAAAGGCACTTTAGATTTTGCGGGGGGACTTGTTGTTCATATCACTGCAGGTGTTGGTGCCTTGGTAGCAGCGATTGTTATAGGCAAACGCAGCGGTTTTCCATCAACTCCCCTACCCCCACATAATATGACTATGACTGTTACTGGCGCAGGAATGTTATGGGTAGGTTGGTTTGGGTTTAATGGTGGTAGCGCTTTAGCAGCAAATGGCGATGCAGGCATGGCTATTCTAGTTACTCACATTAGCGCAGCGATTGCTTCTCTCACCTGGATGACTATCGAGTGGATCAAATACGGCAAGCCAAGTGTATTAGGCATTGTTACTGGCATGGTTGCTGGTCTCGGCAGTATTACACCAGCTTCAGGTTTTGTTGGCCCTATGGGCGCTATAGTAATTGGTTTTACCGCAGGAATTGTCTGTTTCTCGGTAACCAACTTCATGAAACGCACGCTTCATATTGATGATTCACTTGATGTATTCCCTGTTCATGGTGTTGGCGGAGTTATTGGGACACTACTTGTAGGTATATTTGTCGCATCACAATTTGGCGGTGCTGGATTAGCTGAAGGTGTCAGCATTGCTGATCAATTTGGCGTTCAACTTACTGCCGTTGCTGCAGTCATCGTTTGGACAGCTATTGCCAGCTACATTATTCTAAAAGTAATCGGACTTATATGCGGATTACGTGCGACTGATGAACAAGAACGCAGCGGTCTGGATATCACACAACATGAAGAAAAAGGTTACAACCTTTAAATTTTAGTAAATTTGTATAAAAAGGCGGCCATTAGGCCGCCTTTTTTTCCACCATAATGTTAGATCCCTCTATAATTGGCTGGTGGAAAATACTAATAACAATCATCACGCACTCAATAGAATTCAAGCTAGTGAACACTGCATCGATGAAAGCAAAATCTGTGGCCAAGCCCGCCATGTTGTCGAGACTCTGTTAAAAGCAGGCTACGAAGCCTATTTAGTCGGCGGCTGTGTTCGCGACTTAGTTTTAGGCATCGAGCCAAAAGACTTTGATGTTGCAACAAATGCGCACCCCGAACAGATCTGTGAGCACTTTGAAAATAGCCGTTTAATTGGTAGGCGTTTCCGTATTGTGCATGTTTATTATCATCGCAATAACATAGAAGTTTCTACATTTCGCGCACATACAGGCCAAACCAATAATCAGTCATCTAAAGCTGGAGCTAGCGGTAGAATACTTCGCGATAATACATTTGGCACCATTGAAGAAGATGCTATTCGTCGTGACTTTACGATTAACGCACTCTACTATGACATTGACAATTCTGAAGTACTAGATTACTGCAACGGCTACCAAGACTTGCAAGCTCGCAAAATATGTATGATTGGGGACGTAGAAACACGTTACCGAGAAGATCCTGTGCGCATGTTAAGAGCTCTTCGATTCCGTTCTAAATTGAACTTAGAAATAGAAGACAGGACTCAAAATCCAATTATTTCGATGGGTCACCTCCTTTCAGAAATACCGCCCGCACGTCTATTTGATGAAGTAATAAAGCTTTTCCATAGCGGCTCAGCAATACGTTGTTTTCATGAGCTAAATAACTTCCAACTATTAAAAATCTTATTTCCAATCACTTTCAATGCGTTAAATCATGATGAATCATTTAGCTTGCTAATTCACAATGCTTTAGAAAATACTGACTCACGTATTAGAAACGGCAAGTCTGTTAACCCTGCATTTATATTTGCAATTTTACTATGGCGACCGTACTTACAATTATTAGAACAAAGCAGTCAACAAGGAATTCCCTATTCAGAAGGCGCGTGGTCTTCTGGGCGTACCACTGTACTAGATCAATCTTCTATAACTTCGATCCCAAAAAGATTTTCAATCACTATTTGTGAAATTTGGAAGCTGCAGAATCGTTTCACGAGGATGCATGGTCGCAAATCATTACAACTAATATCACATCCTCGATTTCGCGCAGCTTATGATTTTATGTGCCTTCGCGCTCACAGTGGAGAACTAGAAGAATCCGTCTGTAATTGGTGGACAAAAGTACAAACGTTGCCAGAGCAAGAACAGCGTAAAATGGTCGACCAAAATAATAAACCACGTACAAAAAAATAGACCACACAAAAATAAATACTAGGCTTATGTTTAACCAATTAATTACAGATGCCTATATTGGCTTAGGAAGTAACTTATTAAACCCTTTATTACAAGTTACCAGTGCTATTGAGCGACTGGATTTAATTGAACATACAGACCTTCACTCATCTTCCAGCTTATATTTGAGCCGCCCAATGGGTCCACCAGACCAACCTCCTTACGTCAACGCAGTAGCTTGGCTAAAAACTAGACTAAATGCTCATTCCTTATTGCTCAAATTACAAGCAATTGAAAATGAGTATGGGCGTACGCGTAATGGAGAACACTGGGGACCACGAACATTAGACCTTGATATACTAGTTTATGGAAATTATACGCTTAAAAGTCAGACACTTAGCGTTCCTCATCCAGGAATAAAATCACGAGAATTTGTTCTCTACCCATTGCACGAAGTGAATAAAAACCTCATCATTCCAAATTTAGGAGCTATACATCGTATACAACCACGATGCTATGCAAACGGACTCACCAGACTACCAATATAAAATGCCTACTCCATTACCAGACTACATCGTTATTGAAGGCCCGATAGGTGTGGGCAAATCTAGTCTCGCAAGTCGCTTGGCTAATGACTTTAATTCTGAATTAATATTGGAAGAAGTTGATGAGAATCCATTCTTAGAACAATTTTACCAGCGTCCTCGTGAAGCAGCATTATCTACGCAATTGTTCTTTTTAATGCATCGCACTCGACAAATTCAAGAGTTACGCCAAGGCAGTATTTTTTCGCAATCCAAAATAGCCGATTACTTAATTGAGAAAGACCAGCTATTTGCACAAGTAACTCTAACACCAACAGAATACGAACTTTATCTGCAAGTTTACGAACATATGATTGTAGATGCACCCAAACCTGACCTAGTAGTTTACTTACAAGCTCCGGTACCAACATTAATTGAACGCATACGCAAACGAGGCCGCAACTATGAACGTTTTATTGAGTCTAGTTACTTAGAACAACTTAACGAAGCATATGCCAATTTCTTTTATCACTATAACGACACTCCTTTGCTCATAGTCAATGCTAGTGACATTGACTTTATTAATAATGATCGTGATTACGAACAATTAAAGTCTCAAATCATGAATACCACTAGCGGGCGTCATTACTTTAACCCTCTTTCATTTGTCAGCTAAGTTAGTCATGAGCACACAGAACTCTATTGGTGTCACAATCAATCAACTACAAAAAATGTGCAACAGCAATGAAAAGATTGCTTGTCTTACAGCTTATGATGCAGCATTTGCAAAATTATTAGATGAAGCCGGGATGGATGTCATATTGGTCGGTGACTCCTTAGGAATGGTAGTACAAGGAAACCCATCAACTGTGTCTGTCACTATGGACGATATGATTTATCACACAGAGTGTGTTGCTGGCTCTGCAAATCATTCCTTAGTGATATCAGACATGCCCTTTATGAGTTACAGCAATATCGATAGCGCACTATTCAATGCAACTCGTCTAATGCAAGAAGGTGGCGCACAAATGGTCAAGCTGGAAGCCACACAACGTCAAACAGAAATTGTTGAAGAACTCAGCGCTTGTGGTATTCCAGTATGTGCACATCTCGGATTACGGCCACAATATATTCACAAACTTGGTGGTTATCATGAACAAGGAACTGATGCTGACTCAGCTAACGAACTATTATTAACAAGTGTGGCATTGGAAAACGCTGGTGCAGACATTCTATTAGTTGAATGCATACCCCCCAAGCTTGCTGCAGAAATTACAAAAACTGTCAGCATTCCAGTGATAGGTATTGGCGCAGGAAAAGACTGCAGTGGACAAATTTTAGTACTACAAGATATTCTTGGGATCACTCCGGGCAAGACTCCCCCATTTGTAAAAAATTATATGCGGTCTTGCAGCATCCAGGATGCAGTTACCAACTATATCAAAGATGTTAAGTCCGGCAATTTTCCTGCTTAACATTAGCATTGATATAAAACATGAAGGTATATTCTGACTCCGAACGCATTCGCGAGCATATCGGTAGCCAGAAATCTAACGGAGAAAAAATTGCCTTAGTCCCAACCATGGGTAACTTACATAAAGGCCACACTTCACTGATTAAGCTAGCAAAATCATTAGGCTATCGAGTATCCGTTTCTATATTTGTTAATCCTCTTCAGTTCAATCAAGAATGTGATTTCATCGATTACCCAAGAACTTTAGATGCTGATATTGAACAATTAAGCAACCTCAATGTGGATTTAGTTTTTACCCCAGATACTAAATCCCTTTACCCTGCAGGCACAGAATCAGCAACTAATATTATTGTGCCTGAGTTGGCTGATGAATTTGACGGACATTATCGTCCAGGACATTTTGAAGGCGTATGCACGGTTGTGTGCAAACTGTTTAATATTCTAACTCCCGATATCGCTGTATTTGGGAAAAAAGATTACCAGCAATTGTTAGTCATCCGTCGTATGGTCAGCGACCTAAATTTCAATATAGACATTGTTGCCGGTGATACTGAGCGTGAAAGTAACGGTCTCGCTTTGAGCTCACGAAACACCCATTTAAGCCCTGAACAACATGTGCTTGCCAGCCATTTATATACCAATTTAGAACTTGCAAAAACACAATTTTCAACTCAACGAATAGCTTCCTTAGAGCATTCTGCCCGCTCAAATTTAGAGAAAATTGGTATGATAGTCGATTACTTCAGCATTCGAGATGCGGTCAATTTACAACCAGTTACAGATAACACTAAAAATATTGTGATTTTGGGTGCCGTCTGGCTAGGTAATACCCGTTTGATAGACAACATACTTTTCCCAATGCCCTAATTGTGTATACTAATACCATGCGAAGTCATTAATAAATTTTCAGGAGAATAAATATGGCATGGTTTGTAGTTGGTCTCATTGTACTTGCGTTTATAGTCAATATTGCTGCGCAGTTAAATCTATTCTCACACTTAAAGAACGGTACTATTTACCGATAATTCGGGCGCATTTCACAAAAAAAGCGGGCTTTTGCCCGCTTTTTTTGTGCTTAGAAATTGTCCCAGTCACTTTGTTTACTATCGACCGTTCCTTGATATGATATTCACTGCTGTGTATTTCTCACCCTTAGTCTGATAAACGGTATAAGACAACTAAATCATAGTGCTCAATTGTTTTTAAATCCTAGTATTATCCGCAGATGATAGCCCCGCATTGGAAAAAACTTATTAATCACGCATCACTCATGCGTGATGTTGAAATGCGTCAGCTGTTTGATGAAGATCCTAATCGCTTTAAGAAATTTTCTATTCAATCAAATCCATTACTTGTAGATTTTTCTAAGAATAGAGTCATCGAGCAAACACTATCATTGTTATTTAAGCTAGCTGAGGCAGCTGAAGTTGAAAAATGGCGTGACAAGATGTTTGCTGGAGAAATTGTTAACAACACCGAGCAACGCTCTGTATTACATACTGCATTACGCAGCCCAGTAGATACTCATGTTAGTAATGAAGTAGACAATGAACTGGCTAGAATGGAGCGATTATGTAATAAACTGCATCACAATCAATGGCTCAGTTACAAAGATACGCCAATTAAAGAAGTTGTTGTCATTGGAATTGGCGGCTCTTATTTAGGACCCAAGCTTGCTTGTGAAGCACTCAGTCACTTCACTCAACAAAATATTAAAGTTCATTACGTAGCGAACGTAGACGCACATTTACTAGATGAAGTTTTAAAACAGGTAGCCCCTGAAGACACCTTGTTTGTTGTTATATCAAAAAGCTTCTCTACCCAGGAAACTACTGCCAATGCAGAAACTGCTGCTGCATGGTTACGCGAGAAAAGCGGTATTAGACGTTCCGTTCGCAAACAATTTGTTGCTATCACTTCTAATGCCGAAGCAGCAAAATCTTTTGGCATTGATTCAGACCACATTCTAAATATGTGGGACTGGGTAGGAGGTCGCTACTCCTTATGGAGCACTGTTGGCTTTCCACTGGCACTTCAAATAGGCATGCAAAATTTTCGTAGCTTATTAACTGGTGCTTATGCAATGGATAAACATTTCCAAACAGCTCCGTTAGATCAAAATCTACCTATAATTATGGGTCTGTTAGGAATTTGGTACATCAACTTTCTACATATGCCTCACCATGCAGTTTTACCCTACGACCACCGTCTACGTAGTTTACCTGCTTACTTGCAGCAACTTGATATGGAGAGTAACGGCAAAAGTGTCACTCGTGATGGAAAGCGAACAAACTACAATACTGGGCCAATCATATTTGGCGAAGCCGGAACCAATGGTCAACATGCATTTCATCAATTACTCCACCAAGGAATACCTATTGTTCCATGTGATTTTATAGGTTTCTCAAAAGCTGAACATGAACATAGAAGCCACCATGACATTTTACTTGCAAACATGCTTGCTCAATCACAAGCAATGATGATGGGTCGATCAAAAAAAGAAACTATCGAATTATTAGCTAGCCAAAACATTACTGGCAAAATGGTTAAAGATCTATCCCCTCATATGACATTCCCAGGCAACCGGCCTAGCAACACAATAATGTGTGAGTCGCTAACACCAACTACACTAGGCGCACTTCTTTCGCTTTATGAACACAAAGTATTTGTACAAGGCATAATTTGGAACATTAACTCATTCGATCAGATGGGTGTGGAACTTGGAAAAACTTTAACTAATAAAATTCTTCCTGTGCTTCAAAGTGACAAAGAATTAGCCAGTGGAGATTGCTCCACAAAAGCATTAATCGACTATATTCGAAAAACAAGCTAAAACACTTAATCCAATTTTATGCTGAACAAACCTTTTGCTCCAGCTGCTAAAGAAAATAGTAATGCCATTCTTGACGTACTAAAACAAGAATTCAAAAATACAAACACAGTGCTTGAAATTGGTAGTGGGACAGGCCAGCATGCCGCCTATTTTTCACAACATTTATCACATCTCAACTGGCAAGCAAGCGATAAACAAGAAATGCTTGCGGGCATTGCCATGTGGCTTAATGATAAAAATCTAGATAATGCGTTAACTCCAATAGAGCTTGATGTAAATTTGAATTGGCCACAACAACACTATGATGGCGCATATGCCGCGAACATCGCTCATATCTTACATTGGAATGAAATTGAAGCGTTGTTCGCTGGACTAGACCAAACACTTACCAACTCAGCCGTATTTTGCTTATACGGCCCATTTAATATCAATGGAAAATACACAAGCGAAAGTAATCAGAGCTTTGATCAATGGTTAAGAAATCGAGATCCTCAATCTTGTATTAGAGATAAAAACGATCTTGATCAACTTGCAGTGAATAATAACTTTCAGGCTTCCACGCAATGGGAGATGCCAGCCAATAATAAAATATTAAGCTGGAGAAGATAAATACTACTTCTTTTTCCACCCTGCTGCTGTTTGTATATAATTGCCAGCCTGAGTTTTTTCGATTGCTTTTTTACCTGCAAGCAGCTCAACTGTTTCTAAGCTAGTACTGTTTTTTGCAGCAATTGATTGATACTTGGCTTTACGCTTTGCATTAACATCGACAACAAGCCCCCTCACTTCGGCATCAGCATCTGCACTCACAACACCAAGATAACCATTTAATTGTTCTCCAATCAGTCCTTCACTTTTAACCTGTTGCAAGTCCACAGCGAAAACACATGCTGCATTTAATGCAATCAAACCAATAAACAATATTTTTAAAATTTTATTTTTCATTGTTGTTAATCCCTATTAGAACAGACCGCTATCGTCGGCAAACACATCATCCAATTCTTTATCAACCTTAATACGCACTTCATGTTCAATCTTTATGTTCATGTTAATTGTAATAGGTTCATCTGGCGCTTCAACCTTAACCGTAGGATTACAAGCGGCTAGTAAAAAACTGACTACAAAAAACAGATACAAATGTGATTTATTCATTGGTGTTATACCGATTATATGTAAATGGTTGACAAAGACTGGATCAATAAAGTTCCCATCATGGCTTCTGATTAGAAAGTATTTGCTCACTGATGCCTTGATCAATATGTGTTAGCAATCTAGCACTCTCCAAGAATTTCCACAAATTAAAGTCAATATTAAAATTCAAATTGACTTGCTTATTTAGAGCTGCATTAGGGCTTCGACCATAAAGTTTAGTTGATAATGTCAAATCGCCTCCTGATACTAAATCAACTTGTGCGGACATTTCGTTATATTGGAAATCTTCTAGCAATTCTCCAACCAGTCGCAAATTTTCATTGCCCATCAGCACTTCCCCAATACGCCCATACTTGATATAGCCACCGCTTTCATCTGCTCGCAACCACCCA harbors:
- a CDS encoding DUF938 domain-containing protein — encoded protein: MLNKPFAPAAKENSNAILDVLKQEFKNTNTVLEIGSGTGQHAAYFSQHLSHLNWQASDKQEMLAGIAMWLNDKNLDNALTPIELDVNLNWPQQHYDGAYAANIAHILHWNEIEALFAGLDQTLTNSAVFCLYGPFNINGKYTSESNQSFDQWLRNRDPQSCIRDKNDLDQLAVNNNFQASTQWEMPANNKILSWRR
- the panC gene encoding pantoate--beta-alanine ligase; this translates as MKVYSDSERIREHIGSQKSNGEKIALVPTMGNLHKGHTSLIKLAKSLGYRVSVSIFVNPLQFNQECDFIDYPRTLDADIEQLSNLNVDLVFTPDTKSLYPAGTESATNIIVPELADEFDGHYRPGHFEGVCTVVCKLFNILTPDIAVFGKKDYQQLLVIRRMVSDLNFNIDIVAGDTERESNGLALSSRNTHLSPEQHVLASHLYTNLELAKTQFSTQRIASLEHSARSNLEKIGMIVDYFSIRDAVNLQPVTDNTKNIVILGAVWLGNTRLIDNILFPMP
- a CDS encoding deoxynucleoside kinase, with product MQTDSPDYQYKMPTPLPDYIVIEGPIGVGKSSLASRLANDFNSELILEEVDENPFLEQFYQRPREAALSTQLFFLMHRTRQIQELRQGSIFSQSKIADYLIEKDQLFAQVTLTPTEYELYLQVYEHMIVDAPKPDLVVYLQAPVPTLIERIRKRGRNYERFIESSYLEQLNEAYANFFYHYNDTPLLIVNASDIDFINNDRDYEQLKSQIMNTTSGRHYFNPLSFVS
- the pcnB gene encoding polynucleotide adenylyltransferase PcnB, whose amino-acid sequence is MENTNNNHHALNRIQASEHCIDESKICGQARHVVETLLKAGYEAYLVGGCVRDLVLGIEPKDFDVATNAHPEQICEHFENSRLIGRRFRIVHVYYHRNNIEVSTFRAHTGQTNNQSSKAGASGRILRDNTFGTIEEDAIRRDFTINALYYDIDNSEVLDYCNGYQDLQARKICMIGDVETRYREDPVRMLRALRFRSKLNLEIEDRTQNPIISMGHLLSEIPPARLFDEVIKLFHSGSAIRCFHELNNFQLLKILFPITFNALNHDESFSLLIHNALENTDSRIRNGKSVNPAFIFAILLWRPYLQLLEQSSQQGIPYSEGAWSSGRTTVLDQSSITSIPKRFSITICEIWKLQNRFTRMHGRKSLQLISHPRFRAAYDFMCLRAHSGELEESVCNWWTKVQTLPEQEQRKMVDQNNKPRTKK
- the panB gene encoding 3-methyl-2-oxobutanoate hydroxymethyltransferase, coding for MSTQNSIGVTINQLQKMCNSNEKIACLTAYDAAFAKLLDEAGMDVILVGDSLGMVVQGNPSTVSVTMDDMIYHTECVAGSANHSLVISDMPFMSYSNIDSALFNATRLMQEGGAQMVKLEATQRQTEIVEELSACGIPVCAHLGLRPQYIHKLGGYHEQGTDADSANELLLTSVALENAGADILLVECIPPKLAAEITKTVSIPVIGIGAGKDCSGQILVLQDILGITPGKTPPFVKNYMRSCSIQDAVTNYIKDVKSGNFPA
- the folK gene encoding 2-amino-4-hydroxy-6-hydroxymethyldihydropteridine diphosphokinase, which translates into the protein MFNQLITDAYIGLGSNLLNPLLQVTSAIERLDLIEHTDLHSSSSLYLSRPMGPPDQPPYVNAVAWLKTRLNAHSLLLKLQAIENEYGRTRNGEHWGPRTLDLDILVYGNYTLKSQTLSVPHPGIKSREFVLYPLHEVNKNLIIPNLGAIHRIQPRCYANGLTRLPI
- a CDS encoding ammonium transporter; translated protein: MINIYKKNALFCLLLLLLPAVGIADELNGANTSWILTSTALVLFMTIPGLSLFYAGLVRSKNVLSVLMQCFTITCVASVVWLVFGYSMSFTAHGSLNQWIGGFDNLFLSQVSRESMSGDIPESVFVMFQMTFAIITPALVIGGFAERMKFSAMIWFTVLWLIVVYFPVCHWVWGGGWLSDKGTLDFAGGLVVHITAGVGALVAAIVIGKRSGFPSTPLPPHNMTMTVTGAGMLWVGWFGFNGGSALAANGDAGMAILVTHISAAIASLTWMTIEWIKYGKPSVLGIVTGMVAGLGSITPASGFVGPMGAIVIGFTAGIVCFSVTNFMKRTLHIDDSLDVFPVHGVGGVIGTLLVGIFVASQFGGAGLAEGVSIADQFGVQLTAVAAVIVWTAIASYIILKVIGLICGLRATDEQERSGLDITQHEEKGYNL
- a CDS encoding YnbE family lipoprotein, with amino-acid sequence MNKSHLYLFFVVSFLLAACNPTVKVEAPDEPITINMNIKIEHEVRIKVDKELDDVFADDSGLF
- the pgi gene encoding glucose-6-phosphate isomerase produces the protein MIAPHWKKLINHASLMRDVEMRQLFDEDPNRFKKFSIQSNPLLVDFSKNRVIEQTLSLLFKLAEAAEVEKWRDKMFAGEIVNNTEQRSVLHTALRSPVDTHVSNEVDNELARMERLCNKLHHNQWLSYKDTPIKEVVVIGIGGSYLGPKLACEALSHFTQQNIKVHYVANVDAHLLDEVLKQVAPEDTLFVVISKSFSTQETTANAETAAAWLREKSGIRRSVRKQFVAITSNAEAAKSFGIDSDHILNMWDWVGGRYSLWSTVGFPLALQIGMQNFRSLLTGAYAMDKHFQTAPLDQNLPIIMGLLGIWYINFLHMPHHAVLPYDHRLRSLPAYLQQLDMESNGKSVTRDGKRTNYNTGPIIFGEAGTNGQHAFHQLLHQGIPIVPCDFIGFSKAEHEHRSHHDILLANMLAQSQAMMMGRSKKETIELLASQNITGKMVKDLSPHMTFPGNRPSNTIMCESLTPTTLGALLSLYEHKVFVQGIIWNINSFDQMGVELGKTLTNKILPVLQSDKELASGDCSTKALIDYIRKTS
- a CDS encoding YdbL family protein yields the protein MKNKILKILFIGLIALNAACVFAVDLQQVKSEGLIGEQLNGYLGVVSADADAEVRGLVVDVNAKRKAKYQSIAAKNSTSLETVELLAGKKAIEKTQAGNYIQTAAGWKKK